The Zerene cesonia ecotype Mississippi chromosome 14, Zerene_cesonia_1.1, whole genome shotgun sequence genome window below encodes:
- the LOC119831886 gene encoding cholinesterase 1-like encodes MTSDSLPTLPVRVSSGILRGSVALDGSHLRYTGIPYATALRFQAPKAAPKWNGTFDAVNENRKCPQNTKNALITEDEDCLYLNVYTPLKSENKLYPVMVFIHGGGFKEGSGSPHIYGPDHLVKHNIILVTINYRLGVLGFLCLGIKEAAGNMGLKDQAEALRWVKNNIRAFGGDPDNITLFGESAGAASVLYHMLSPMSAGLFNRAIMESGSAMSFSSGQFEAKEMAFKLAAQMGHNTRDVYEIVNIFKQKSIVELLSAKLPRITGNIIESDNIFVPCIEETIEGSEPFITASPYEIINSGKFNKVPIIMGFNNAEGYMFVAEETSRQIDEFNFVSALPRDLIFSVSSKKELIAARFKEQYQDGSQMNVHSLAKYEGDAGIKYPVIATVDLLLKNMKEPVYVYKFAYGGLLNQLKFCSGFITYPGATHTDELPYIFKPEGTTLLTLFEMKTIDKMTLMWTNFAKYGDPTPQETALVPMMWQPANPSDPQLLVIDRQFSTESLWSDKDILLWNDTYTYYRRTS; translated from the exons ATGACAAGTGATAGTCTACCAACGTTACCAGTGCGAGTGTCAAGTGGCATCCTCAGAGGATCCGTGGCTCTGGACGGGTCACATCTCCGCTACACTGGGATACCGTACGCGACAGCACTGAGGTTTCAG gctCCCAAAGCCGCCCCAAAATGGAATGGTACATTCGATGCGGTTAATGAAAATCGTAAATGTCCACAAAATACCAAGAATGCGTTAATTACGGAAGATGAGGACTGCCTGTACCTAAACGTTTATACACCTTTGAAATCGGAGAATAAACTTTACCCTGTTATGGTATTTATTCACGGAGGTGGTTTCAAAGAAGGCTCCGGTTCGCCGCATATTTATGGACCAGACCATTtggtaaaacataatattattttagtcaCAATTAACTACAGGCTTGGCGTGCTTGGGTTCCTCTGCTTGGGAATAAAGGAAGCCGCCGGTAATATGGGTTTGAAGGACCAAGCAGAAGCGCTACGTTGGGTGAAGAATAATATCAGAGCTTTTGGAGGAGATCCtgataacataacattatttggTGAGAGTGCCGGCGCCGCATCTGTGCTCTATCACATGTTATCTCCAATGTCCGCAGGGCTCTTCAATAGAGCTATAATGGAAAGTGGATCCGCAATGTCATTCTCGTCTGGACAATTCGAGGCCAAAGAAATGGCCTTCAAATTGGCCGCACAAATGGGACACAACACAAGAGATGTGTATGagatagtaaatatatttaaacaaaaatctatTGTAGAGTTATTGAGTGCTAAGTTACCCAGGATTACAGGTAACATTATAGAATCAGACAATATATTTGTTCCTTGTATTGAGGAAACTATAGAAGGATCGGAACCATTTATAACTGCAAGCCCATATGAAATCATCAACAGCGGTAAATTCAATAAAGTCCCTATTATAATGGGCTTCAACAATGCAGAAGGCTATATGTTCGTAGCAGAAGAAACTTCTCGTCAAATAGACGAGTTTAACTTTGTAAGTGCGTTACCGAGAGATTTAATATTCTCAGTTTCAtctaaaaaagaattaattgcTGCGAGATTTAAAGAGCAGTATCAAGATGGCTCTCAAATGAATGTACATTCTTTAGCGAAATACGAAGGTGACGCTGGAATTAAATACCCTGTTATAGCTACAGTGGATCTTTtgctaaaaaatatgaaagaacCAGTATATGTTTACAAATTTGCTTATGGTGGTTTATTGAAtcagttaaaattttgttccGGTTTCATTACTTATCCTGGAGCGACTCATACTGATGAATtaccttatatatttaaaccagAAGGCACTACATTATTGACgctttttgaaatgaaaactaTTGACAAGATGACTTTAATGTGGACTAATTTCGCTAAATACGG AGACCCGACCCCTCAAGAAACCGCATTAGTTCCAATGATGTGGCAACCAGCCAATCCATCTGACCCTCAGCTTCTGGTAATCGACAGACAATTTTCTACTGAGAGTCTTTGGAgtgataaagatattttattgtggaacgatacttatacatattacagAAGAACATCGTGA
- the LOC119831887 gene encoding uncharacterized protein LOC119831887: MGTKWLILCSLWAARLVLQPTPPVVTTSGLLRGYVAPDGSHLRYNGIPYAIAERFQVSRPVSKWEGVFDAVNENVRCAQRFSQTWINGRENCLTLNVYTPLQAGKKPYPVMVFIHGGGFRDGSGSPLLYGPEYLTRHGVVLVTVNYRLEILGFLCLGIKEAPGNMGLKDQVEALRWVQRNIQAFGGDPDNVTLFGESAGSASVSYHIVSPMSRGLFHKAIMQSGSAMAPWALQFEPLPTARKLAKQMGHELNDAYDILELLNNKPVKDLLGTRVPRAFGDTVLSENIFVPCIENDIPNSEEFIRDSPYNLINKGQFNKVPIIMGYNSAEGLMFVGKENETTINNFSFIGSLPRDLKFPSEYDKNATAEKLKEIYFENFDKSTISPASLAKYEGDLGIVYPVILTADFLMRKMEKPVFIYKFSRDGWMNLLKLLFGVTEYPGATHADELFYIFKTEITLPMSFFEIDMTKKMTTMWTNFAKFDNPTPEATQQLPMIWQPSNKMDQKVLVIDTKFSTEPLWKDDAIIFLNQTYTKYRRKSYLMLFLFISLSSASLLRPPTLPVRVSGGTLRGSVALDGSHLRYTGIPYATAQRFQAPKPAPKWRGIFDAVNEHRRCPQNFPKPLITGDEDCLYLNVYTPLKSENKLYPVMVFIHGGGFKEGSGSPLVYGPEYLVKHDVILVTFNYRLGVLGFLCLGIKEAAGNMGLKDQVEALRWVKNNIRAFGGDPDNITLFGESAGSASVVYHMLSPMSTGLFNKAIMESGSAMSYWSGQFEPKEIAFKLAAHMGHNTRDVRKIVNIFKRKTITELLSAKLPRNTGDIVQSENIFVPCIEDTIEGLEPFITSSPYDIINSGNFNKVPVIMGFNNAEGYMFVGKETSRQRDEFKFISALPRDLIFPTASEKETTAERLKELYQDRPQMSIQSLVKYEGDAGIKYPVIATVDLLLKNMDEPVYVYKFAYDGLLNLVKFGFGFGTYPGASHGDELLYIFKPQGSTVLSLLEMNIIGKMTLMWTNFAKYGNPTPDETALVPMKWQPTNLSDPQLLVIDRQLSTESLWNDQDILFWNDTYTYYRRIA, from the exons gtATCTCGTCCAGTATCAAAATGGGAAGGCGTATTCGATGCAGTGAACGAAAACGTAAGATGCGCGCAAAGGTTCTCACAAACATGGATAAATGGAAGAGAAAACTGTCTCACTTTGAACGTGTACACGCCTCTACAAGCGGGGAAAAAGCCTTACCCCGTGATGGTGTTTATTCATGGAGGAGGATTCAGAGACGGATCTGGTTCTCCTCTTCTATACGGACCGGAGTACTTAACCAGACATGGCGTAGTTCTTGTAACGGTCAATTACAGACTTGAAATATTAGGTTTCCTTTGCTTGGGAATTAAAGAAGCACCAGGGAATATGGGATTAAAGGATCAGGTAGAAGCGCTTCGCTGGGTGCAGAGAAACATTCAGGCATTTGGTGGCGATCCTGACAACGTCACTTTATTTGGTGAAAGCGCTGGATCAGCGTCTGTGTCGTACCACATAGTTTCACCAATGTCTCGTGGGTTATTCCATAAAGCAATTATGCAAAGTGGCTCCGCAATGGCGCCCTGGGCTTTACAATTTGAGCCATTGCCTACCGCTCGTAAACTTGCCAAACAAATGGGACATGAATTAAATGACGCTTATGATATTTTAGAACTATTGAACAATAAACCAGTTAAAGATCTTTTGGGGACACGTGTTCCCAGAGCATTTGGAGATACTGTTCTATCAGAAAACATATTTGTGCCTTGCATTGAAAATGATATACCTAATTCGGAAGAATTCATACGTGATAGCCCATACAACTTGATCAATAAAGgccaatttaataaagtacCCATTATCATGGGCTACAACAGCGCAGAAGGTCTAATGTTTGTTGGAAAGGAAAATGAAACGACCATAAACAATTTTAGCTTCATCGGTTCACTGCCAAGAGATTTAAAATTCCCATCTGAATACGATAAAAACGCAACTGCAGAAAaacttaaagaaatatatttcgagAATTTTGACAAATCCACGATATCTCCAGCTTCATTAGCTAAATATGAAGGAGATTTAGGTATAGTTTATCCTGTTATATTGACGGCGGATTTTCTTATGAGAAAAATGGAGAAACCCGTattcatttacaaattttctcgagatggatggatgaatttattaaagctGCTATTTGGAGTTACGGAATACCCCGGCGCGACGCACGCTGATgagctattttatatatttaaaactgaaattaCCTTGCCTATGtcattttttgaaattgatatGACTAAAAAGATGACAACAATGTGGACGAACTTTGCCAAATTTGA CAACCCAACCCCAGAAGCGACTCAGCAGCTTCCTATGATTTGGCAACCCAGCAACAAGATGGATCAAAAAGTATTGGTTATAGACACAAAATTTTCCACAGAACCGTTGTGGAAAGATGAtgcgataatatttttaaaccagacatatacaaaatatagacGGAAATCATA tctaatgttgtttttgttcaTCTCACTGTCAAGTGCGAGTCTTCTACGACCACCGACATTGCCAGTGCGTGTGTCAGGAGGCACCCTCAGAGGATCCGTGGCGTTGGACGGGTCACATCTGCGCTACACCGGGATACCATACGCGACCGCTCAGAGGTTTCAG GCACCCAAACCCGCCCCAAAATGGAGAGGCATATTTGATGCAGTTAATGAACATAGAAGATGTCCACAAAACTTTCCGAAACCATTGATCACGGGAGACGAAGACTGCCTGTacttaaatgtttatacaCCATTAAAAtcggaaaataaattataccctGTTATGGTATTCATTCACGGAGGTGGTTTCAAAGAAGGCTCCGGTTCACCACTTGTCTATGGGCCAGAATATTTAGTAAAACATGATGTTATTTTAGTCACATTTAACTACAGACTTGGCGTGCTTGGGTTCCTCTGTTTGGGAATAAAGGAAGCTGCCGGTAATATGGGTTTGAAGGACCAAGTAGAAGCGCTTCGTTGGGTGAAGAATAATATCAGAGCTTTTGGGGGAGACCCTGATAACATAACATTGTTTGGAGAGAGTGCCGGTTCAGCATCTGTAGTATATCACATGCTATCTCCTATGTCCACTGGCCTATTTAATAAAGCTATCATGGAGAGTGGATCTGCAATGTCATACTGGTCTGGACAATTTGAGCCGAAAGAAATAGCCTTCAAATTGGCCGCACACATGGGACACAACACAAGAGATGTGCGTAagatagtaaatatatttaaacgtaaAACAATTACAGAGCTATTGAGTGCTAAACTACCCAGAAATACTGGTGACATTGTGCAATCAGAGAATATTTTTGTTCCTTGTATTGAAGATACTATAGAAGGATTGGAACCATTTATAACTTCAAGCccttatgatattattaacagCGGTAATTTCAATAAAGTCCCTGTTATAATGGGCTTCAACAATGCAGAAGGTTACATGTTTGTAGGAAAAGAAACCTCTCGTCAAAGAGacgagtttaaatttataagtgcTTTACCGAGAGATTTAATATTCCCCACTGCATCTGAAAAAGAGACAACTGCAGAGAGATTAAAAGAACTGTATCAAGATCGCCCGCAAATGAGTATACAATCTTTAGTGAAATACGAAGGTGACGCTGGTATAAAATACCCTGTAATAGCTACAGTAGATCTTTTGCTTAAGAATATGGACGAACCAGTATATGTTTACAAATTTGCATATGACGGTTTATTAAATCTGGTTAAATTTGGTTTTGGATTCGGAACTTATCCTGGAGCATCTCACGGTGATGAATtgctttacatatttaaaccaCAAGGATCAACGGTACTGTCACTTTtggaaatgaatattattggtAAAATGACACTAATGTGGACGAATTTCGCTAAATATGG aAACCCGACCCCCGATGAGACCGCATTAGTTCCCATGAAATGGCAGCCGACCAATCTTTCCGACCCTCAACTTCTGGTCATCGACAGGCAATTATCCACAGAAAGTCTTTGGAATGACCAGGATATTTTATTCTGGAACGAcacttatacatattacagAAGAATAGCATGA
- the LOC119831600 gene encoding cholinesterase 1-like, whose translation MKKCPQNFTNAFIVGDEDCLYLNVYTPLKPGNKLYPVMVFIHGGGFKEGSGSPLIYGPAHLVKQDIILVTFNYRLGVLGFLCLGIKEAAGNMGLKDQVEALRWVKNNIRAFGGDPDNITLFGESAGAASVLYHMLSPMSAGLFNRAVMESGSAISYSSGQFEPKEIAFKLAAQMGHNTRDVYDIVKIFKEKTMTELLSAKVPRHTGDIVQSEDIFVPCIEENIEGLEPFITASPYDIINSSKFNKVPVLMGFNNAEGYYFVGKETSRQRDEFSFINALPRDLIFPTASEKETTASRLKELYQDGPQMSVQSLVKYEGDAGIKYPVIATADLLLRNMEEPVYVYKFAYGGLLNLVKFLSGFVAYPGASHADELFYIFKPKGTTVLSLLEINMIDKMSLMWTNFAKFGNPTPQVTELTPMLWQPANLSDPQLLVIDRQLSTESLWNDQDIFFWNKTYTHYRRTS comes from the exons atgaaaaaatgcCCTCAAAACTTCACGAATGCTTTCATTGTAGGAGACGAGGACTGTTTATACTTAAACGTTTATACACCTTTGAAACCGGGTAATAAACTTTACCCTGTTATGGTATTCATTCACGGAGGTGGTTTCAAAGAAGGTTCCGGATCGCCACTTATTTATGGCCCAGCACATTTAGTTAAACAGGATATTATTTTAGTCACATTTAACTACAGACTTGGCGTTCTTGGATTCCTTTGCTTGGGTATAAAGGAAGCTGCAGGTAACATGGGTTTGAAGGATCAAGTAGAAGCGCTTCGTTGggtgaaaaataatatcagaGCTTTTGGGGGAGATCCtgataacataacattatttggTGAGAGTGCCGGTGCCGCATCTGTGCTCTATCACATGTTATCTCCAATGTCCGCAGGGCTCTTCAATAGAGCTGTAATGGAGAGTGGATCCGCAATTTCATACTCGTCTGGACAATTTGAGCCGAAAGAGATCGCCTTCAAATTGGCCGCTCAAATGGGACACAACACAAGAGACGTGTAtgatatagttaaaatatttaaggaaAAAACAATGACAGAGTTATTAAGTGCTAAAGTGCCCAGGCATACTGGGGACATTGTGCAGTCTGAGGACATTTTTGTTCCTTGTATTGAAGAAAATATAGAAGGATTGGAACCATTTATAACTGCAAGCCCATATGATATAATCAACAGTAGTAAATTCAATAAAGTTCCCGTTCTTATGGGTTTTAATAATGCTGaaggttattattttgtgggGAAGGAAACTTCACGTCAAAGAGACgagtttagttttataaatgcgtTACCCAGAGACTTAATATTCCCTACTGCATCTGAAAAAGAAACAACAGCGTCTAGATTAAAAGAACTATATCAAGATGGTCCTCAAATGAGTGTACAATCTTTAGTGAAATACGAAGGTGACGCTGGTATTAAGTACCCTGTTATAGCTACAGCTGATCTTTTGCTTAGGAATATGGAAGAACCAGTATATGTTTACAAATTTGCATATGGTGGTTTATTGAAtttggtaaaatttttatctgGATTCGTAGCTTATCCTGGTGCGTCTCATGCTgatgaattgttttatatatttaagccAAAGGGCACGACAGTACTGTCGCTcttggaaataaatatgattgatAAAATGTCACTAATGTGGACAAATTTTGCTAAGTTCGG aAACCCGACCCCCCAAGTCACCGAATTGACTCCCATGCTGTGGCAGCCGGCCAATCTTTCCGACCCTCAACTTCTGGTCATCGACAGGCAATTATCCACAGAAAGTCTTTGGAACGACCAGGATATTTTCTTTTGGAATAAAACTTACACACATTATAGAAGAACATCATAG